Genomic DNA from Bemisia tabaci chromosome 2, PGI_BMITA_v3:
GAACCTTGTAAATATTcatgaaatgaattttgaaaaatacttactAGACACAGAATTGGTGGTTGGTGATCCAGCAAGAACAAATTCTGGTGGCTCTCCTGGCTGCAAGGTAATATCATTGCTACTTTCAAACCGTTTTCTCATCTGCTCTACCCGCTCCAAACGCTTTTGTTCAGCCATGTAgctatttgaatcaaaaggtaTGCTATGCTGAGATACAGTGCTCTGAGATCGCGACTCGCTTCCATGGTCATAACTATaggtttttgttgttttttctacattcACTATGTGCTTGCTAGTTTCTGTTGATTCAGTATAACTTACTGTTGATGATTCTGTGGGTGCAAGTTTTGAACTTCCGATATAGGTTGGTGTGGTTTTGGTCGGAGACTTGGGCTTCACCATCAGTAATGAATTAGGTCTAGACTGTGTTTGTGAAAATGCTTGTGTTTGATACGAGTGGTTTGATGATTTTGATGCATTTGCTGATACGTTGACTGCGCTTGGTGAGACTGATTTTGATATGTTGACTGCACTTGGTGAGACTGATTCTGATATGTTGACTGCGCTTGGTGAGACTGATTTTGATACGTTGGCTGAGAGGCAAAAGTCTGATATGAATTGCTGGGAGAAGATTGAGGAAAAGACTTCTGCATCTTTGTTGGCGACAAGATTTCTTTTAGTTTAACAGGGGTTGTTGATTTTTCAGGTTCAAACTTGGATCGTGGAGAATCTTCAAAGTTAAGCGGAGGAAGGAcattattttcatactttttccgcCTTGAAACTGGTGTTAAGTTCGGGCGAACAGGTCGGTATGAAATGTCTTCAGAGTCTGAGTCATGAGGTTTCCAAATCGGAGGTATCCGCACGGATTCATAGTCTGTTCCATATTCACTTTGGCggaaatctcctttgataaatttggATGGACTGGCAGGTGGAGGCACGATTTGTTTTCTAGCAGGTTTAGCTGGCTCTGGTTGGAAGGGAAATGGCTCTAGATTCAAGTCTTGCAGTTTGACGGTTCTTTCTTCAGGCTTGAATGAGGTAGCTccctgaaaaagaaataaaattggtcatttttattgtaatttaAGTTAGGTATCATTACTGGGTTAAAGATTGTAGAGGTAACAAATAAAGcacaaaagaaaacaatttgtaCAAAGGGGAAAGGAGAGCCTCAAAGACCATgtaaaattcatggaaaaaatggagagtaataatttaaaactatatagaagtttctttttattattactATTTCTTGCACGTGTCATGATAATGCGCAtgtgcttcatttttttcatgccaGTTTACGATCTAAAGCTCCTaaagttaattaattttttaaaaacttattgGGTGATTGATATTTACTCCAATTATGAACGCAGTAGATCATACAGAATGAGAAAATAGGaatttttgacagagaaaaaaaaactgaaaacatttgCTCCAAAAGAACCAGTCTaactagtaaaaaaaaattacaaatgtttCCATAGTTCaacaaatataaataaatttaaaacaactcaattaccaggggggggggggagaactgGTGATATTTTGACCATCAATAAGCATCAAGTGTAGTTGGCTTACGGCAAAAGAAACGGAATAcagcaggaaaataaaataaatgaagaaataaaataaaatacagggtaaaaatgaaaaagaaaaaaaaaattgggaaaatagGACAAAGAGCACAGCAATCAATATACACATCTGTAGAGCAGTAGTCATTGTTCGGCTGAATATTTTGGACGGCATCCGTTAGAAAAAGCAACAGATAAATATGTATAGATTACTATCAAAACAACCGCAGGAAATTGAGAGGGAAAATAATTGAAGAGTATATATCAACGGTAAAACTCCCAAACaacatatctcgtttgtggtgttttaaaatctccgctcctatttcatttattcaaaggagaagaaatcaacataattattttgagttttcacagaatttccctTGCAGAAAGAGGGAATAATCACAACAGGTTTTAGGAATTACCATTGAATAGtgttcaataaaaaataaagtatgtatGATGGAAAGTCTGCAAATTTGTAAACCTAGATACTTGGTTCggaagtttcaccatcgatatgtacaTCCTTGAAGAAGCAGAAGCAGAAAAAGGGATATCATTGGCAAGGAAAAGCCAAAACTTTCCGTTATTGAACACAAGCAAATCTCTAAAGAAATCTCGAGGGTATGGATGAGATTCACATATGACTAATaattcatgagaaaaaaaaaaaaaaaaaaaaaaaattatttaggtAATTATTTTGATTAACGCTAAACTCCTTTCACAAATAaagaatttaattaatttttaaacatctgTCACACCCACAACAAGAAAAAGCATGTAAACTATTTTGTAAAATaggtttcattaaaaaaaaatgaaatactatACATTATGGATTCGTTTGATGAACATGAAGGAgatgatgaattttaaaaagcagTTCTAAGAAAATCAGTAATGCaattgaaatttggatttataCGCCAATCGCACTCGattaaaattcaaacaaatGAAGGAGTGGCTTTATGAGGAACGCAGGAGCTATCTCTGATGTTTATCAaaagcaatttttgaaacaaaacaaattacACTCAGCTTTACACTTTCGATTAGTGAAAATATTAACTGCAGGATTAAAACACTCTAAAACATCATTCTCGGTGTTTGAAACAGGCTAACCTTCTTGTAAGCTTTTGTGGAAGCGGGCAAAGTTGCATACTTTCTTTGCTGCCAATTTGATTCAGAAAAGTTTGACTGCTTCAACAAATGTCTTGGCTCATCAGTATCAGCCATGTAGCCATCCGATTGGAACGACTTCTTCGGTTTCGTCTCCACTTTTGTCGTGCTGGAGAAGGTGTTGCAATACTCAGGTGGAGAAGACGGCTGAAGTGAGTTAGGCAGTGCACCTGAATACTGTGTTGAACTAGACTTATACATTTGCTCTGAATACATCTCCGCATAACTGTCCATATGGCAAGACACAGGTCTCAGCTGCCGCGATGTGGCCGAGTACGAAAACTGGTTCGGAGGGATCTCTACAGACAATGGTCTCTTAGTGTGAGCAATCCATGGTGGAGCTACTTTCTGGTCATGGGTTTCACTGAATCTTGACTCCTGATAGGACGAATGGACATTTTCTTTCTGACTTTCTGCTGTTTCTTTGGAGCTTGGTGGCGGAGGTATGGTGCGCACAGCCCCTAGCAAACATTTGCTGGGACCTTTCTCTATGTCTTTTTCAAGTCCTTCTTCAATAACCTCTACATAAGATTGTCGTCGCAGGTTTTGCGGTGGCTCAGCATATGCTAACACTGGAGGAGGGCCAGGTTCTAAGTGTAACGCTTCCAAAGAGACTTCTGTCACTGGAGGCTGGAACATTTTCACAGGTTTAGGGGTAAATTTTTTTGGAACGTAGTCTGGTTCAGAGGGCTTGCCTGGAGGCCAAGATTTCTTTGCCTCAGAGGGTTTCAGAATCTTCTCTTCCACCACAGCAGGAGACTGGCTATGGAAAGGTTGGAATGCAGACTGTGGTGTTGGCTCCGTATGCTGAATGGTTTGATTTGTAGATCCTGAGGAATTGTAAGTTGTGGACGAACTGTACGATGAGTAGGAAGAcatcatttctcttttttctgaTGTAAATGAGGGCGTAACTGACTTGGCTCTTAAACTAAAGGCCGGTTTTCCCACAGACTTTGTTTGCTCACTGCAAAAACTTTTTGATTCGGCCCGGTAACCACCTGGTATTGCTTCGCAAGTCGAAGACTGTTCGACAACTCGATTAGACCATGGCGCTGTGACTTCCTCTTGCGGTGACTTGGCAGGAGGCCAGGTTTTCTTCAACGGTTTAGTCTGGATGGGGGTTTTGGTCTCATATGGTAATGGCTTTGGGAACACGGGCGAGGTTGGCTTAAGTGGAGCAGCACTGTGGGGCCGAGACCATAATTTCTCCATAGCAACACCCTCTGCAGATGGACGTGGCGAAACGGCTCTTTTCAACTCTGATCCATACCAAGATGCAGACATCTGCGATGACACGAAGGAAGGAATGGGAGAGGAAACTCTCTGAGACTGAGGACTAAGAAATGCAGGTGGAGGAGATGCCGCGCGGGGCTGAGGACTGAAGTATGAAGGGGCTGGGGCAGCAGACTTGAAGGGCTGCGGGCTTGCATTAGCAAGATTAGAGAAGGGAGCCACTTTCGTTGGACTTAGATACGGGGAAGAGGCTCTTTTGACGGGTGATGGAGTTCTTTTAACAGGTGACGGTGTTCGTTTGATGGGTGAAGCGGGCCTCATGATAGGTTCTCCAAGGACTGTTGAACTCTCTTCCTTATGTTTACTAGACCATAATTTTTCCATTGAGATACCTTCTGCGGATGGTCTGGGTGATGAGGGCCTCAGAGTGATGTTTTCTGCTTGGGGCCGTAGAATTGGTAAATGATCTTTAACTTTCTGATCTACATTCGGGAATGGCGCAGGCTGAGTTTGTTGCAAAAATGTTGCATCTTGACTGCCACTGAACTCCACTTTCTTCTTCACAAACGCCTCTTCTATTACCTCTTTCCTCTCTTCCGTTTTAAACGATTTCGGGGGCACATTTTCAGAGAAAGGAGTGGTTTGATATGCTGATGTACTTTGATGGCTTGGGGAACTCTGATACGCAGGAGTGCTTTGGTATGCTGGGGGACTCTGATAAGCTGCGGTGCTTTGGAAGGCAGAGCTACTCTGGTATGCTGGTGGACTCTGATAAGCAGAGGTATTTTGGTATGCTAATGTACTCTGGTAAGTTGGAGGGTTCTGATAAGTAGGTGTCTTCTGATAAGCTGACGCTTGCACTGATTTCTGTTCCACTCGTTCTGAAAACTTTTGCTGTAGCTCTGAGCTATTTTTCCTGCTGATTGTTGGAAAAATCTTTACACCACCAGATGGAATTTCAATTGGAGATAGCTCCCTCTGCGACTCTTCAATTTTCCGCACTCGGCTCAGCATATCTGGTTTGGGTCTTGGAGCAGTGACTTTTGGAATGTATCCTATTTCTGGAGGTGGCCCAGGTTCTAACTTCAGCTCCTGCGGGAAAGGCTCGATGGTCTTTGTCTGTTTCATAAATGATGAGCTAGACTCAGAAAAACTTTCATAACTTTTATTTACGTACGGCGATGGTAAGCTCGTTAAAACCGGTACACTACTACTGAAGGAGGGTTTCGGAGTTTCTTTGACCGGTTCTGAAAATGAACTAAAACTTTTAGTGCTTGACTCGTATTTTTCTTGAGAGCTCCCAGTTTCATTCTCTTTGATTATATTCTTGAAAAAGTCTAACGCACTACGTTTCGTAATGGATTGGTCTTCAATCGTTGTCTCCTCTGTGGCGTTGGAACTTGTTGTCATGAAGTCTGGTTTCTCGATTGGTTTATGTTCTACAGCCGTGGTGAACATTGGAGTGGGTTCAATCGGTTTGGAGGGAGAGGTAAATTGAGCTAGAGGCTGAGATTCATTGCTAAGTTTGATTACAACCTGTTTGTCTCTTTTGACCGTCTCAGAAACGAAGACAGATTCTGACAAAGCAGATGAGGATTTTGATTCTTCATGAAATTGTGATATACTTTGCGTGGGATGAGAGTTGCTGTTTTGCCATGTTGATTGCATAGTACTGCTGGGTGCGGACCAGTCACCCTAATTAAATAATAGAGAATTAGAGAGAATGAGATAAGTTGAACATCCTTTTCTATTGTAGAAAAGAAGGTaatataagaaaaattaaaaattacaaaagtacCTGCAATGATTTAAAAGACTTGTCTTTTGAAGAAAAGGACGAGAAAAAGAGCGaaacaaaaactaaaaactagtaggggaagagagaaaaagaagattatAGATGATAACATTTAAAGATTAAAAATCTGCGTTTAGAGCAGTAAATAAAGCGACTAGCCTCAGGGGCAGCAATGTGATCAGACTAAACATGAATGACGAACATAATTAAATTGAGAGATACGTTGTTTGCACTTGAGGCAAGTTCCTCAGGGAAAGtttaggaaaatttacaaatataaagtctcgaaattttcaaaattcattaattCCTTTGCCTCATTTTACACAGACATACGTTTCCACATATCAAAAAATAAGTCAGTGTAAAATAAGGAGGGGGTTTAtcgagttttgaaaatttcgagactTTATGTGTATTTACAACAATGCTCTTCGTTTATAATTTAATTCTCTTTGCCATTATTTCAGCATAAGTAGATTTTTATTTGGTTGAAGAGAAACTGGAAAACATATTATAAATGCCACATCTTATAATTACTTACCGATAATTTGGTTTCAATGACAGTTTCATTTGGTGCAGATGAAGGTGGTGGCTCAAAGACATACACTGAAGCAGAGCTACTAGATTCGCCGGCTTCATTCTTTGTCTTCACTGTGTATTGGCCTCCGTGTGAAAAAGACACTGTTTGCAGATGAATGAAAAGCACAAATCAGAGAAATAAGAAGCACTGGTATTCTCTACATAATATTCCAAGATTCAATTaatcataaaaaaagaagaaactcaTTACTGCGACCACAATTAAGGGGCttaaaggacaaggcgcatcagtgtagtttttgaaaaaaatgagctattcataactcaactaaaactagcttaaaagcatattctgtgaaaaatttaccaCTCGAAATCCAactttgaagcatcaaaaagtgagcttaaacttcctttctgttgtaaggctccatgtaattttgaaactttaaacacatatttcttgaaatagcaaaaactgcacttatgagccttgtactccaagcccctcaattgaatttcaaatccaagggtgtaaaaataaacattttaggatCAAATTAGTATTTATACATTAAATAGAAAACTGAGATACGTCAGAAATTCTGCAATTCAGAGAGTTTGGTGCAAttgtacttatttttttaaataaatttgttTACATCCACAGTTCAGGTTATTaccattgaaaaattgaaagtcacACTCATACATTGGTATTGAAATTCCTGAATCTTATCTTCTAGATCTCAATTAGATACAGGGTTTTAGAATCTCCTCTCCTATTTCATTGCTGTAATTAGGAAATAAGCAAAATtatttcttagaattttcaagGAGTTTTTTACACCCATAGAGGGGAAATcccagaagttttcaagaaatggcaTAAAATGATCTTAAACTAAAATTATGAGATATAACAGGTAGTCTGCAATGCCACAAACCCAAATAAATCCTCTGAGAATCTCACTGTCAATATAGAAATTTACCGGAAATCTTAATGAAGCTGAAAGAACAATTCAATTGTTCACAAGAAAGATTTTTATATTGTAGACAAAggatcttttaattttttattttcccaaaTGATTCAAATTCTGCTGCCAGAAATAATCATAACTGCATATTTGTAATATCTTGCCATTGCTTACCTTTATCAATGATTAGAGCATGGGAATTTCCCTGGCTTCGAAAACGGAACATTCCAGATGATTTTGGGATTTCAAGATTGTCTTTGTACCACGTCACTGTTGGTTCTGGCTGTCCCGTCACCTCCACCTCCAAAATGACTCTTTCATTTGTTGGTACTGTTTGAGATTGTAATCGGCGACCGATTATTGGCGAAAATACATTCTCTGGAAATGAAGCAGAAGAGGTGAAAATTCTACAGGATTATACAAGGTGATAGAAAGGaatattcaaaggaaaaaagccTTTGCTAAAAACTAGGTAATTCAAGTTTTATGGCTGGCGTCATCGAAGTGCATAAATATATCaacttaaagttaaaaaaaaaaaaaaaaaaaaaaaaaaaaaaaaaacaagccaaaCCAAAATAAGTATGTAATGTGCCTAACAATGTTTCTAAGAAGCCACAAATGCTGATTACATTTGTGGCTTCTCAGGATTAATTGATGCTGGTTCCCATAGACTGGTAAGGCAGTTGACGTGTTAATGGGTGCCACAGGTATAACCTTTTCTACTATTTATTGATCAGTGAATACGTGCCAGGTACTAGACAAAACCTTACTTGAGTACAGCACAATTTAATCAtataaaattcaacaaaaataaagaaaagagagTTTACGTACTTTTCACAACAATATCAGCAGTACAGGTTGCAGAGCCGAGATCATTTTCTGCTTTGCATGTGTAACGCCCTGCATCTTGAAGGTTGACATCACTGATTTCCAATGATGCTTTGTTTAAAGACCAGCTGATCGTGAGTTTACCTGGGATTGGGTACACTTCCACACCATTTTTACTCCAACTAATGTTTGG
This window encodes:
- the zormin gene encoding uncharacterized protein zormin isoform X1; amino-acid sequence: MARAGQKIKLECEVEGEPHPELIWIHNDKVIPETRDVQFFHDGNKVGLTINEAFPKDAGVYRLLAKNLSGEASCSCTAAVKGIPPLETSDSELASDSELVKPVIKMPLKDATVVEGEKAQLDCIIVAQPEPEVIWYFEGKPVKESSDLQLIFAGDRCTLVIDHVSQEDSGEYEVVAINSAGEISSSCSLSVQSPEVKIIEEPQGPESTETIEVTETVLPKFNKLLDDILTREGDSVSLEVSISAQPAPTVRWYLNNAEIAPSSRVQISEDADGTHKLYITDVKPEDRGVYTVKAINSLGEVKCFSHLIVKENTTLDSKPSSDIQLEEKLSIPAFIEMFSDKTVPVEGSVKFECKVVGKPAPKIKWYFNNEPVSGSNFLVSTSGDRQILTIPEVRTEDQGKISCIAENEAGKTSCDAHLIVEDIGRRLELFPAPGQTMDTSSESYSYEMKRSLFSESSSIDGCAPTQQIQSFKSLSESGMKQSGSQPPLTMESLETEEYQNINGKESHHQSTKSSSNFGGILEKHESYQSNTNLPNALSFPKPIRKQTAPRFVSTLMGKIVDQGSNVALEGIIDGFPSPNISWSKNGVEVYPIPGKLTISWSLNKASLEISDVNLQDAGRYTCKAENDLGSATCTADIVVKKNVFSPIIGRRLQSQTVPTNERVILEVEVTGQPEPTVTWYKDNLEIPKSSGMFRFRSQGNSHALIIDKVSFSHGGQYTVKTKNEAGESSSSASVYVFEPPPSSAPNETVIETKLSGDWSAPSSTMQSTWQNSNSHPTQSISQFHEESKSSSALSESVFVSETVKRDKQVVIKLSNESQPLAQFTSPSKPIEPTPMFTTAVEHKPIEKPDFMTTSSNATEETTIEDQSITKRSALDFFKNIIKENETGSSQEKYESSTKSFSSFSEPVKETPKPSFSSSVPVLTSLPSPYVNKSYESFSESSSSFMKQTKTIEPFPQELKLEPGPPPEIGYIPKVTAPRPKPDMLSRVRKIEESQRELSPIEIPSGGVKIFPTISRKNSSELQQKFSERVEQKSVQASAYQKTPTYQNPPTYQSTLAYQNTSAYQSPPAYQSSSAFQSTAAYQSPPAYQSTPAYQSSPSHQSTSAYQTTPFSENVPPKSFKTEERKEVIEEAFVKKKVEFSGSQDATFLQQTQPAPFPNVDQKVKDHLPILRPQAENITLRPSSPRPSAEGISMEKLWSSKHKEESSTVLGEPIMRPASPIKRTPSPVKRTPSPVKRASSPYLSPTKVAPFSNLANASPQPFKSAAPAPSYFSPQPRAASPPPAFLSPQSQRVSSPIPSFVSSQMSASWYGSELKRAVSPRPSAEGVAMEKLWSRPHSAAPLKPTSPVFPKPLPYETKTPIQTKPLKKTWPPAKSPQEEVTAPWSNRVVEQSSTCEAIPGGYRAESKSFCSEQTKSVGKPAFSLRAKSVTPSFTSEKREMMSSYSSYSSSTTYNSSGSTNQTIQHTEPTPQSAFQPFHSQSPAVVEEKILKPSEAKKSWPPGKPSEPDYVPKKFTPKPVKMFQPPVTEVSLEALHLEPGPPPVLAYAEPPQNLRRQSYVEVIEEGLEKDIEKGPSKCLLGAVRTIPPPPSSKETAESQKENVHSSYQESRFSETHDQKVAPPWIAHTKRPLSVEIPPNQFSYSATSRQLRPVSCHMDSYAEMYSEQMYKSSSTQYSGALPNSLQPSSPPEYCNTFSSTTKVETKPKKSFQSDGYMADTDEPRHLLKQSNFSESNWQQRKYATLPASTKAYKKGATSFKPEERTVKLQDLNLEPFPFQPEPAKPARKQIVPPPASPSKFIKGDFRQSEYGTDYESVRIPPIWKPHDSDSEDISYRPVRPNLTPVSRRKKYENNVLPPLNFEDSPRSKFEPEKSTTPVKLKEILSPTKMQKSFPQSSPSNSYQTFASQPTYQNQSHQAQSTYQNQSHQVQSTYQNQSHQAQSTYQQMHQNHQTTRIKHKHFHKHSLDLIHY